GCCGTCCGCCGTAACCTGGGCCGGCCTGCGCCGATAGGGTCTCCTCCCGTGATCAGAGTCGATGGCAGAACCACGGACCAGCTCCGGGACGTGACGATCGAGCGGGGCTGGCAGGAGCACGCGGAGGGGTCCGCGCTGATCTCCGCCGGCCGGACCAGGGTGCTGTGCGCCGCCTCCGTCACCGAGGGGGTGCCCCGGTGGCGCAAGGGCAGCGGCCTGGGCTGGGTGACGGCCGAGTACTCGATGCTGCCGCGGGCCACGCACACCCGCAACGACCGGGAGTCCGTCCGCGGGCGGATCGGCGGGCGGACCCATGAGATCTCCCGACTGATCGGGCGCAGCCTGCGGGCCGCGATCGACCTGAAGGCCCTCGGTGAGAACACGATCGCCATCGACTGCGACGTGCTGCTCGCCGACGGCGGCACCCGCACGGCCGCGATCACCGGTGCCTACGTGGCGCTCGCCGACGCCTGCCGGTGGCTGGGACGTCCCGCGGCGATCGTCACCAGTGTCTGCGCGGTCAGCGTCGGCGTGGTCGGCGGGGTACCGATGCTGGACCTCGCCTACACCGAGGACTCGACCGCCGACACGGACATGAACGTGGTCCGCACCGGCGCGGGTGGCTTCGTCGAGGTCCAGGGGACGGCCGAGGGCATCCCGTTCGAGCGGTCGACGCTCGACGAGCTGCTCGACCTCGCCGTGGCCGGCTGCACCCGCCTCACCGAGCTCCAGAACGCCGCGCTGGCCACCCCGCCCGCCGCCGGTCCGCCCGCCCCGGCCCGCGCCGGCGCCGGCGCCGGCAAGGGCACGGGCGCGGGGTCGCGGTGACCTCGGTGGGCGCGGCACCGCGCCAGGTCGTGCTGGCCAGCCGCAACGAGGCGAAACTGGTCGAGCTGCGTCGCATCCTCACCGCGACCGGGCTGGACGTCGACGTCGTCGCGCTGCCCGACGGCCCCGAGGTGCCCGAGACCGGTACGACCTTCGCCGAGAACGCCCTGATCAAGGCACGCGCCGCCGTGGCTGAGACGGGTCTCGCGGCGATCGCCGACGACTCCGGGCTCACCGTGGACGAGCTCGCCGGGATGCCCGGGGTGCGCTCGGCGCGCTGGGCGGGCCTGCGCGGCGGGAGCCGGGCCGACCGGGACGCCGCCAACAACGCCCTGCTGCTGGCCCAGCTCGACGACGTCGGCGAGGAGCGGCGCGGCGCGGCGTTCGTGTGCGCCGCGGCGCTGGTCACCCCGGACGGCGTCGAGCACGTCGTCTACGGCACCCTGCGGGGGCGGCTGCTCACCAAGGCACAGGGTACGGGGGGCTTCGGCTACGACCCGTTGTTCGTCGCGGAGGGCTCGACCCGGACCAACGCCGAGCTCACCGCGGACGAGAAGGACCTGATCAGCCACCGGGGCCGGGCGCTACGCAGCCTCGCCGCGTTCATCGGGACGATGGCGCCGCCCGCGCGCTGAGGCGCTGGGCGACCGCGGGGCCCCGGGCGGCCCGGGGCCCCGCGGCTCCACGTACGGCGCTCAGGCCCAGAGCTGCCCCTCCAGCGCGGCCTCGGCCTCGGCGAGCGTGCCGGCGTAGGCGCCGGTCGACAGGTACTTCCAGCCGCCGTCACAGACGATGAAGGCGATGTCGGCCGCCCGCCCCTCCCGCACCGCACGGTCGGCCTGGGCGAGGGCGGCGTGCAGGATCGCCCCCGTCGAGATCCCGGCGAAGATCCCCTCCTGCTGGACGAGCTCGCGGGTGCGGCGCACCGCGTCCCGGGGACCGACCGAGTACCGCGAGGTCAGCACCGAGGGGTCGTAGAGCTCCGGGACGAAGCCCTCGTCGATGTTGCGCAGCCCGTAGACGAGTTCGCCGTAGCGCGGCTCGGCCGCGACGATCACGACGTCGGGCTTGTGCTCCCGCAGGTAGCGACCGGTACCCATCAGCGTCCCGGTGGTGCCGAGCCCCGCCACGAAGTGGGTGATGCCCGGCAGGTCCGCCAGGATCTCCGGGCCGGTCGTCTCGTAGTGCGCCTGCGCGTTCGCCGGGTTGCCGTACTGGTAGAGCATCACCCAGTCCGGGTTCTCCGCCGCGAGCCGCTTGGCCACCGCGACCGCCTCGTTCGAGCCGCCGGCCGCCGGGGACGAGACGATCTCGGCCCCCCACATCTGGAGCAGCTGGCGGCGCTCCACCGAGGTGTTCTCCGGCATCACGCAGATCAGCCGGTACCCCTTCTGGCTGCAGACCATCGCCAGCGAGATCCCGGTGTTGCCAGAGGTGGGCTCGAGGACGGTCGCGCCCGGGGTGAGCAGGCCGCGCTTCTCCCCGTCCGCGATCATCCACAGTGCCGCCCGGTCCTTGATCGAACCGGTGGGGTTGTCCTGTTCCAGCTTCGCCCAGAGTCGGACCTCCGCAGAGGGAGACAACCGGGGTAGTCCGACCAGCGGGGTACGGCCTACCGAGTCCACCAGGGAGTCGTAACGCATGAGTAGGGACCTGCCGCCCTGTTCAGAGGAGCCGGGTGGCCATGCGGGACGAGATCGGCACCCGAGCGCACCCGCCGGCCAGATCCTCGGTGGCCGAGCCGACCGAACCGGCCGCGGCGGAGCCACCGGCGACGGCGGGGAGAATCGTGACCTTGTCGCCGTCGCTGAGCTTGGTGTCGAGGCTGCCCAGGAAGCGGACGTCCTCGTCGTTGACGTAGATGTTGACGAAACGGTGGAGCTCGCCGTCACCCTCGCCGGAGATCAGCCGCCCGCGCAGCCCGGGGTGCCGGGAGTCGAGGTCGTGGAAGAGCGCCGCGAGCGTGTCGCCCGTGCCCTCGACCAGCTTGGCGCCTCCCGTGTAGCTGCGCAGGATCGTCGGCACACGGACCTGGACTGCCATGGTGCTCCTTCCTCGGGTGCCGCCGGCGGGTCCGCCGCGGCACGCCGCCCGGCCTGGGCGGCGGTGGTACTGCGTCCTGGGTGTTGCACATCGTGGGTACTGCAACATCGTGGGTGCTGCGTCACGGGTACTGCGTCGTGAGTGCTGCGGGACGGCTCGCGGGCCGGCGTGGCCGGGTGCCCATGCTGGCAGGCAGCCCGCTCCGCGCGCATCCCCCGTCACTCCAGGAGAACGTCACGGGGGCGTCAGAGGATTTCCACGGGTTCTTCGGTGACCTCACCGTCCACGATCCGGAACGACCGGAACTCGATCGTCTCGGGATCCCGCGTCGAGGCCAGGACGTAGTGCGCCTCGGGGTACCCCGCGATGGAGACGTCGGTGCGCGACGGGTACGCCTCCGTGGCGGTGTGGGAGTGGTAGATCACGACCGGATCCTCGTCGCGGTCGAACATCTCGTTCCACACCTTGATCTGCTCGGCGGCGTCGAACTCGTAGAAGGTCGGTGAGCGCGCGGCGTTGACCATCGGGATGTGCCGCTCCGGCCGGTCCGAGCCCTCGGGCCCGGCGATGACGCCGCACGCCTCGTCGGGATGGTCGCGGCGGGCATGGGCGACGATCGCCTCGTAGTGGGTTCGGTCGATGCGCAGCACGCGACAACCGTACGACGCGAACGGGCCGGATCGGGCGTCCATGTGAACACAGACCCGGCCACGGCCGGCCCGCACCAGGTAAGGACGCCGGAGAAACGCCCCACTTC
The sequence above is drawn from the Parafrankia discariae genome and encodes:
- the rph gene encoding ribonuclease PH, which translates into the protein MIRVDGRTTDQLRDVTIERGWQEHAEGSALISAGRTRVLCAASVTEGVPRWRKGSGLGWVTAEYSMLPRATHTRNDRESVRGRIGGRTHEISRLIGRSLRAAIDLKALGENTIAIDCDVLLADGGTRTAAITGAYVALADACRWLGRPAAIVTSVCAVSVGVVGGVPMLDLAYTEDSTADTDMNVVRTGAGGFVEVQGTAEGIPFERSTLDELLDLAVAGCTRLTELQNAALATPPAAGPPAPARAGAGAGKGTGAGSR
- the rdgB gene encoding RdgB/HAM1 family non-canonical purine NTP pyrophosphatase, whose product is MGAAPRQVVLASRNEAKLVELRRILTATGLDVDVVALPDGPEVPETGTTFAENALIKARAAVAETGLAAIADDSGLTVDELAGMPGVRSARWAGLRGGSRADRDAANNALLLAQLDDVGEERRGAAFVCAAALVTPDGVEHVVYGTLRGRLLTKAQGTGGFGYDPLFVAEGSTRTNAELTADEKDLISHRGRALRSLAAFIGTMAPPAR
- a CDS encoding PLP-dependent cysteine synthase family protein, whose protein sequence is MRYDSLVDSVGRTPLVGLPRLSPSAEVRLWAKLEQDNPTGSIKDRAALWMIADGEKRGLLTPGATVLEPTSGNTGISLAMVCSQKGYRLICVMPENTSVERRQLLQMWGAEIVSSPAAGGSNEAVAVAKRLAAENPDWVMLYQYGNPANAQAHYETTGPEILADLPGITHFVAGLGTTGTLMGTGRYLREHKPDVVIVAAEPRYGELVYGLRNIDEGFVPELYDPSVLTSRYSVGPRDAVRRTRELVQQEGIFAGISTGAILHAALAQADRAVREGRAADIAFIVCDGGWKYLSTGAYAGTLAEAEAALEGQLWA
- a CDS encoding MoaD/ThiS family protein — translated: MAVQVRVPTILRSYTGGAKLVEGTGDTLAALFHDLDSRHPGLRGRLISGEGDGELHRFVNIYVNDEDVRFLGSLDTKLSDGDKVTILPAVAGGSAAAGSVGSATEDLAGGCARVPISSRMATRLL
- a CDS encoding Mov34/MPN/PAD-1 family protein produces the protein MLRIDRTHYEAIVAHARRDHPDEACGVIAGPEGSDRPERHIPMVNAARSPTFYEFDAAEQIKVWNEMFDRDEDPVVIYHSHTATEAYPSRTDVSIAGYPEAHYVLASTRDPETIEFRSFRIVDGEVTEEPVEIL